One window of the Rufibacter radiotolerans genome contains the following:
- a CDS encoding IPT/TIG domain-containing protein: MKNLYNIRVWLMALLVLSLGYLTACGDDDDDLGSDKVELISFGPTGAKHGEKIKFIGRNLNKVESIALAGVTVPKAQFTSHTSELIELVVPATAEQGRVVLKIAGGEEITSKTVLSFDVPVKVTSVTGEAKPGTNITIKGDFLNWVDSVQFGSLQKSVKTFATKSKTELVLTVPMEAKTGSLFLFTGGTKPLKMETEQVLTVTLPKATGFSPASLKHGENLTITGTDLDLVKEIVFTGVGTAKTATFVSQTATQLVVTVPNNASTGTLKLVAKSMVEAPTTQSITIILPAITTLAPNPVDPGANLTITGTNLDLVKTVNFTGGASVSTFISQSPTQIVLKMPTTDILNGAVTFITTRNYTVATGKTLTINVARPAYYIYNDVLNSGWQKWDGWGTTTQDIENTEFVSRGTKAIKVSFNDPYGAFQLHPNNKDVLDGYTTIVLYVRGTVNSRGSIQIKNMAGTFGTDAPFDIVAGQYTRIEIPISALGNITGGINEFYIKNYGTNPNTFYIDDIELK; encoded by the coding sequence ATGAAAAACCTTTATAATATTAGAGTATGGTTGATGGCCTTGCTGGTGCTCTCCTTAGGGTACCTCACGGCCTGCGGTGACGATGATGATGATCTGGGATCTGACAAGGTAGAGCTCATCAGCTTCGGGCCGACCGGTGCCAAGCACGGGGAGAAAATCAAGTTTATTGGGAGAAACCTGAATAAGGTTGAGTCTATTGCGCTGGCCGGGGTTACTGTCCCCAAAGCCCAGTTCACGTCTCACACTTCTGAATTAATTGAGTTGGTAGTGCCCGCAACGGCTGAGCAAGGAAGAGTGGTACTGAAAATAGCCGGTGGCGAAGAGATAACCTCTAAAACGGTATTAAGCTTTGATGTACCCGTTAAGGTAACCTCTGTAACCGGTGAAGCAAAACCAGGCACCAATATCACCATCAAAGGTGATTTCCTGAACTGGGTAGACAGCGTGCAGTTTGGCTCACTCCAAAAAAGTGTGAAGACGTTTGCCACCAAGTCCAAAACAGAATTGGTGTTGACGGTACCTATGGAAGCCAAGACTGGTTCGCTTTTCCTTTTCACAGGCGGCACCAAGCCCCTGAAAATGGAAACAGAGCAAGTGTTAACCGTAACCTTGCCAAAAGCGACAGGCTTCTCTCCTGCTTCTTTAAAGCACGGCGAGAACCTCACCATTACCGGCACAGACCTTGACCTGGTAAAGGAGATTGTGTTTACGGGAGTGGGCACGGCAAAAACAGCCACCTTTGTAAGTCAAACGGCCACGCAACTAGTAGTAACCGTTCCTAACAACGCCTCAACCGGCACGCTGAAATTGGTAGCCAAATCAATGGTGGAAGCGCCTACTACGCAGAGCATCACTATTATTTTACCGGCCATCACCACCTTGGCGCCTAACCCGGTAGACCCAGGCGCTAACCTGACCATTACGGGTACTAATCTGGACCTGGTGAAGACGGTAAACTTTACCGGCGGGGCCTCTGTCTCCACCTTTATCAGTCAATCTCCTACCCAGATTGTGTTAAAGATGCCAACCACTGATATCCTGAACGGAGCGGTTACATTCATTACCACCCGCAACTACACGGTAGCTACCGGCAAGACCCTGACCATTAATGTGGCCCGCCCGGCGTATTATATTTACAATGATGTGCTTAATTCTGGTTGGCAGAAATGGGATGGCTGGGGAACCACTACCCAGGACATTGAGAACACCGAATTTGTGAGCCGTGGCACTAAGGCCATCAAGGTAAGCTTTAATGATCCCTATGGCGCGTTCCAGTTACACCCTAACAACAAAGATGTCCTGGATGGCTATACCACCATTGTGTTGTATGTGCGCGGTACCGTGAACAGCAGAGGATCTATTCAGATCAAGAACATGGCGGGCACTTTTGGAACGGACGCTCCATTTGATATTGTAGCAGGTCAATATACCCGCATTGAAATTCCAATCAGCGCCTTAGGCAATATTACAGGCGGGATTAATGAGTTCTATATCAAGAACTACGGCACTAATCCTAACACCTTCTATATTGATGATATAGAGCTGAAGTAA
- a CDS encoding glycoside hydrolase family 26 protein gives MTKPLLVCFLLLLSHLASYGQWLPVNKKATPETRNLYANLKRLSQKGILFGHQDALAYGMGWKYEPGRSDVKELVGEYPAVVGWDLGHLELKKPVNLDSVPFMKMRAFAQEVYANGGLNTFSWHLNNPLDPGKSSWDPMDSTIQHLFKDRKALKRYKSWLDEVADFMKSLKGPKGELIPVVFRPLHEHTGSWFWWGRNHSSPEEYKQMWRFTVDYLKKKKAHNLLFAYSPDRFSSKADYLERYPGDNYVDILGFDIYHRLPADTSLTAQATQTFIKETRQMVETLRQIGQEKNKVWTLSETGLETVPLAHWWTQVLYPIVKDAGLSYALVWRNGRPDHYYAPFKGQKSAADFKDFYNHPNVFFIKDAAREQLYAPVPTQPKQAKN, from the coding sequence ATGACAAAACCTTTATTGGTATGCTTTCTTTTGCTACTCTCCCACTTGGCTTCCTATGGGCAATGGCTCCCTGTCAATAAAAAAGCTACCCCTGAGACCAGGAACCTGTATGCCAACCTGAAGCGGCTCTCGCAAAAGGGAATCCTATTCGGGCACCAGGACGCACTAGCTTATGGCATGGGCTGGAAGTATGAACCTGGCCGGTCAGACGTGAAGGAACTGGTAGGCGAGTACCCGGCGGTGGTGGGCTGGGACCTGGGCCACCTGGAACTGAAGAAACCGGTGAACCTGGACAGTGTGCCTTTTATGAAGATGCGCGCCTTTGCGCAGGAAGTGTACGCCAACGGCGGTCTCAATACCTTCAGTTGGCACCTCAACAACCCCCTGGACCCCGGTAAATCCAGCTGGGACCCTATGGACTCTACCATTCAGCACCTCTTCAAAGACAGGAAAGCCTTGAAACGTTACAAATCATGGCTAGATGAGGTGGCAGACTTCATGAAAAGCCTGAAAGGGCCCAAGGGCGAGCTAATTCCTGTGGTATTCCGGCCTTTGCACGAGCATACCGGCAGCTGGTTCTGGTGGGGCCGCAACCACAGTTCCCCAGAAGAATATAAGCAGATGTGGCGTTTCACGGTAGATTACCTCAAAAAGAAAAAAGCCCACAACCTACTCTTTGCCTACTCCCCAGACCGCTTTTCCTCAAAGGCAGATTACCTGGAGCGCTACCCAGGCGATAACTACGTAGATATTCTGGGCTTTGACATCTACCACCGCCTGCCTGCAGATACTTCCCTCACGGCCCAGGCCACGCAAACGTTCATCAAAGAAACCCGCCAGATGGTGGAGACGCTGCGGCAGATAGGCCAGGAGAAAAACAAAGTCTGGACCCTGAGCGAGACCGGACTGGAAACGGTGCCCCTCGCCCATTGGTGGACCCAGGTTCTTTACCCCATTGTGAAAGACGCCGGTTTATCTTACGCGCTGGTGTGGCGCAACGGCCGACCCGACCATTACTATGCCCCTTTCAAGGGCCAGAAAAGCGCCGCAGACTTCAAGGATTTTTACAACCACCCTAACGTGTTCTTCATAAAAGACGCGGCCCGGGAGCAGTTGTATGCACCGGTACCTACCCAGCCCAAACAAGCCAAAAACTAA
- a CDS encoding glycan-binding surface protein: MFTACSEDDDLSNGGKPMISYIRVTRPNASDSLVVKAGQGKMVAIVGDNLANVRELWFNDQQAALNPSYITNTTIITRIPSQIPNKISNKLRMVFANGEELLHDFNVDISKPRIDRMMSEYVNIGENATIVGDFFYEPLKVTFTGGVQGEIVSIKDFKTLTVKVPQGAQPGPITISSNFGESESVFWFRDNRNIIASFDAGTSGLWHGPNYIKASDAAVQPINGNFLRIDNNLGAWAWFETYVGEQSSVAATENKNIPADAFANPGKYSLKFEINTQEPMTGAWYRMYMGPDMATKRGDVYYNWQPNLHTEGKWQTVTIPWEDFWKANKEFAYNPNGYGVSMHFSGPNAVKVKFALDNMRVVPNTKL, encoded by the coding sequence ATGTTTACAGCCTGTTCAGAAGACGACGATCTTTCCAACGGGGGTAAACCCATGATCAGCTATATTAGAGTCACCCGCCCTAACGCTTCAGACTCCCTTGTGGTGAAGGCTGGCCAGGGCAAAATGGTGGCGATTGTAGGAGATAACCTGGCCAACGTGCGCGAGCTTTGGTTCAATGACCAACAGGCCGCCTTAAACCCCTCTTACATCACCAATACTACTATCATCACCAGAATACCTTCTCAGATTCCCAATAAAATCTCCAACAAACTTCGTATGGTTTTCGCCAACGGAGAGGAACTGCTGCATGATTTCAATGTGGACATCAGCAAGCCAAGAATTGACCGGATGATGAGCGAATACGTGAACATTGGCGAGAATGCCACCATAGTAGGTGACTTCTTCTATGAACCGCTTAAAGTAACGTTTACCGGTGGTGTACAGGGCGAGATTGTTTCTATCAAGGATTTCAAAACCCTTACCGTGAAAGTACCCCAGGGTGCACAGCCAGGCCCTATCACCATCTCCTCTAACTTTGGAGAGTCAGAATCTGTTTTCTGGTTCCGTGACAACCGTAACATCATTGCTTCTTTTGACGCGGGTACCAGCGGCTTATGGCATGGGCCAAACTACATCAAAGCATCTGACGCCGCGGTGCAGCCAATCAACGGCAACTTTTTGAGAATTGACAATAACCTGGGCGCGTGGGCCTGGTTTGAGACCTATGTAGGGGAGCAAAGCAGTGTTGCCGCCACAGAGAACAAAAACATTCCTGCCGATGCCTTTGCCAACCCCGGAAAATACAGCCTGAAGTTTGAGATCAACACACAAGAGCCTATGACCGGAGCCTGGTACAGAATGTACATGGGACCAGACATGGCCACCAAAAGAGGAGATGTGTACTACAACTGGCAGCCTAACCTGCACACCGAAGGGAAATGGCAGACCGTTACCATTCCATGGGAAGATTTCTGGAAAGCAAACAAAGAGTTTGCCTATAACCCAAATGGCTACGGCGTGTCTATGCACTTTAGCGGGCCTAACGCCGTGAAAGTGAAGTTTGCCTTAGATAACATGCGGGTAGTACCTAATACTAAACTTTAA
- a CDS encoding endo-1,4-beta-xylanase, translated as MTKALLSLFLLLLPLFQLRVQAQNNTPPSCVITAPHNNAYFEAGKAMTIKVYAADIGGTYADGTVTKVEFFNGATKLGEATSGTNSTYTFVWSPLVAGTYTITAKATDNLNAVSTSAGVMVTVGTTAATSRGLSACKGKYLAQIIAGSVPGNFNSLWNGVTAENNTKWGVVESTRDAMNWTGANIAYNHAKNNNLPFRYHVFAWGSQFPAWAINSSNNLLISPAEFQEEMEEYMAAVAAQFPMGIDQIDVLNENLRTHAAATPAFKTGLGGGGTTGHDWIIWLFTKARQYFPNSKLILNDYGLENDQTAINEQLAVIRVLRDRNLIDGFGTQAHEFNINTLSATQLKSSLDLMTRAGVPIYVTELDISGDDNIQFTRYQNLFPVYWEHPAVAGITLWGYESGKTWKTNTNLLQSSGFDRPAMTWLREYMAGRADVGYPFCTQQAVVTGIGGELGAQNFSLYPNPFTENFRFELSGKFEYQLFSSAGALLQTGTATGELVLGEGLAKGLYLLKVSHKNQVKTLKLIKQ; from the coding sequence ATGACAAAAGCTTTACTTTCTTTGTTCTTACTGCTGCTTCCCCTATTTCAGTTAAGGGTTCAGGCGCAGAATAACACCCCTCCTTCCTGTGTCATTACGGCTCCTCATAATAATGCTTATTTTGAGGCCGGCAAAGCCATGACCATCAAAGTTTACGCAGCAGATATTGGAGGAACCTATGCCGATGGAACAGTTACCAAAGTAGAATTCTTTAACGGAGCCACTAAGTTAGGGGAGGCAACCTCTGGCACTAACAGCACCTACACCTTTGTCTGGAGCCCTTTGGTGGCAGGTACTTATACCATTACGGCCAAAGCCACTGATAACCTGAACGCTGTGAGCACTTCTGCCGGGGTAATGGTAACTGTTGGAACTACTGCGGCAACGAGCAGAGGCTTGAGTGCCTGCAAAGGAAAATACCTGGCGCAGATCATTGCCGGAAGCGTGCCCGGTAATTTCAACTCACTCTGGAACGGAGTTACGGCAGAAAACAATACCAAGTGGGGCGTGGTAGAATCTACGCGTGATGCCATGAACTGGACCGGGGCTAATATTGCCTACAACCATGCCAAAAACAATAATCTGCCTTTCCGGTACCACGTGTTTGCCTGGGGAAGCCAGTTCCCTGCCTGGGCCATTAACTCCAGTAACAACCTCTTGATTAGCCCTGCTGAGTTTCAGGAAGAAATGGAGGAATATATGGCAGCGGTGGCCGCGCAGTTCCCAATGGGTATTGACCAGATAGATGTCTTAAATGAAAATCTGCGTACCCATGCCGCCGCCACGCCCGCCTTTAAAACTGGTTTGGGCGGAGGAGGAACTACCGGACATGACTGGATTATCTGGCTTTTCACCAAAGCCCGGCAATACTTCCCTAATTCAAAGCTGATTTTAAATGACTATGGCCTAGAGAACGACCAGACTGCCATTAACGAGCAGCTTGCCGTTATAAGAGTTCTGCGTGACCGCAACCTGATTGATGGATTTGGCACGCAGGCGCACGAGTTCAACATCAATACCCTTTCTGCCACGCAGCTTAAGTCTTCTTTAGATTTGATGACCCGGGCCGGTGTTCCTATTTATGTGACAGAGCTGGATATTTCAGGAGATGACAATATTCAGTTTACCAGGTACCAAAATTTGTTCCCCGTGTACTGGGAGCACCCAGCCGTAGCTGGGATTACGCTCTGGGGCTATGAATCTGGCAAAACCTGGAAAACCAACACCAACCTGCTTCAGTCTTCCGGTTTTGACCGCCCGGCCATGACCTGGCTCAGGGAGTATATGGCCGGCAGAGCAGATGTGGGATATCCCTTCTGCACGCAACAGGCGGTGGTAACCGGCATAGGAGGTGAGCTGGGCGCTCAAAATTTCTCTTTATACCCTAATCCCTTTACTGAGAATTTCAGATTTGAACTGAGCGGGAAATTTGAGTACCAACTATTCAGCAGCGCAGGTGCCTTGCTGCAAACCGGAACGGCTACCGGCGAGCTAGTATTGGGAGAAGGACTTGCGAAAGGCCTTTACCTATTAAAAGTAAGTCATAAGAATCAGGTTAAGACCCTGAAGTTGATCAAGCAATAA
- a CDS encoding sodium:solute symporter family protein, which yields MKLTALDISIIAFYLLAVAAIGLVLQNRAKANKEAYMLGGNTLPWYALGLSNASGMFDISGTMWMVMLGFVYGLKSIWIPWLWPSFNQIFLMMFLAAWLRRSNVTTGAEWMLTRFGQGRDSARSHSIVVAFALLSCLGFLAYGFIGLGKFVEIFVPWSLVQPYVPFTVSPEFVPHFYGMLFTFFAVFYSILGGMASIVWADVLQYAIMTAASIVVAVLAINNLETTPLNVPEEWKTPFFGATLDLDWTGIIDDVNAKIKSDGYSLFGIFFSLMVFKGILASLAGPTPNYDMQKILSARSPQDAAKMSAFVSIVLIPTRYLMIMGFTVLAILNYDQLNLTSASGIDFERILPAAIQRFAPTGILGLILAGLLAAFIGTFAGTLNAAQAYLVNDVYLRYVNPKASNKTVSRMNYATGIVVVLVSMVLGFMAKDVNSLLQWIVAGLYGGYISANVLKWYWWRFNGSGFFWGMLTGIVPALIFPYFTDGLDLYYFPYLLLISLSGSIIGTFMAPPTDAHTLKSFYSNVRPWGFWGPVAAQLKAEDPAFEENKNFWLDMFNVIVGVTAQMCLTLLPIYLILSMYNELMVVLGILLVCGFILKKTWWDKLPTDGLSVAASIKRKLVTHS from the coding sequence ATGAAACTAACCGCACTTGATATCAGCATCATTGCCTTCTACTTACTGGCGGTGGCGGCCATAGGGCTGGTCCTGCAAAACAGGGCCAAGGCCAACAAAGAGGCGTACATGCTGGGGGGCAATACCCTGCCCTGGTATGCGCTGGGTCTCTCCAACGCCTCGGGTATGTTTGATATTTCCGGCACCATGTGGATGGTGATGCTGGGCTTTGTCTATGGCCTCAAAAGCATCTGGATTCCGTGGCTGTGGCCCTCGTTCAACCAGATTTTTCTGATGATGTTCCTGGCCGCCTGGTTGCGCCGCTCTAACGTGACTACCGGTGCCGAATGGATGCTCACCCGCTTTGGCCAGGGCCGTGATTCTGCCCGGTCGCACAGCATTGTGGTCGCCTTTGCCTTGCTGAGCTGCCTGGGTTTTCTGGCCTACGGCTTTATTGGTTTGGGTAAGTTTGTGGAGATCTTTGTGCCCTGGTCTTTGGTGCAGCCGTACGTGCCGTTCACCGTCTCCCCGGAGTTCGTGCCTCATTTCTATGGCATGCTGTTTACCTTCTTCGCGGTGTTTTACTCCATTCTGGGCGGCATGGCCAGCATTGTCTGGGCAGATGTGCTGCAGTACGCCATCATGACGGCAGCCTCTATTGTAGTGGCCGTGCTGGCTATCAACAACCTGGAAACCACGCCCCTCAATGTGCCAGAAGAATGGAAAACCCCTTTCTTCGGGGCCACCCTGGACTTGGATTGGACCGGCATTATTGATGACGTCAACGCCAAAATCAAATCTGACGGGTATTCGCTCTTCGGGATCTTCTTTTCGCTCATGGTTTTCAAAGGCATCCTGGCCAGCCTGGCCGGACCCACGCCTAACTATGACATGCAGAAGATCCTTTCGGCCCGCTCACCGCAGGATGCCGCCAAGATGAGCGCCTTTGTTTCCATCGTGCTAATCCCTACCCGTTACCTTATGATCATGGGGTTCACGGTGCTGGCCATCCTCAATTATGACCAACTGAACCTCACCTCTGCCAGCGGCATTGACTTTGAGCGCATCTTGCCGGCTGCTATCCAGCGCTTCGCCCCTACCGGTATCCTGGGTCTTATCTTAGCGGGTTTGCTAGCCGCCTTTATTGGCACATTTGCGGGTACGCTCAATGCTGCTCAGGCCTACCTGGTCAATGACGTGTACCTGCGCTACGTGAACCCCAAGGCCAGTAACAAAACCGTAAGCCGCATGAACTACGCTACCGGCATAGTGGTGGTACTTGTGAGCATGGTGCTGGGCTTTATGGCTAAAGACGTGAACAGCCTGCTGCAGTGGATTGTGGCGGGACTGTACGGAGGCTATATCTCCGCTAACGTGTTAAAATGGTACTGGTGGCGCTTTAACGGAAGCGGCTTCTTCTGGGGCATGCTCACCGGTATTGTGCCAGCGCTCATTTTCCCTTATTTCACTGATGGGCTTGATCTGTACTACTTCCCGTACCTGCTCCTCATCTCCCTGTCCGGCAGTATCATAGGCACGTTCATGGCCCCGCCTACTGATGCCCACACCCTGAAAAGCTTCTATAGCAATGTGCGCCCCTGGGGCTTCTGGGGCCCGGTAGCCGCGCAGCTTAAAGCCGAGGACCCGGCATTTGAGGAAAACAAAAACTTCTGGCTGGACATGTTCAATGTCATAGTGGGCGTGACCGCGCAGATGTGCCTCACCCTCTTGCCTATCTACCTGATTCTAAGCATGTACAATGAACTGATGGTCGTGCTGGGCATTTTGCTGGTCTGCGGCTTTATTCTCAAGAAAACCTGGTGGGACAAGCTTCCCACAGACGGCCTTTCTGTAGCAGCCTCTATCAAAAGAAAATTAGTTACCCATTCATAA
- a CDS encoding RagB/SusD family nutrient uptake outer membrane protein, with protein MKNKYLYLAAISALSVFSGCEKEFLERPPQDTLVDANFFKTNDQILAASAPLYTVVWKDYVDKSYWALGDVRGGTLQRGFYDVFKNDVMFRTTGIDVSNVEAYRSFYVVVGQANTLIQNINRYAGAAVSPEIKNHAIAEARFMRAMAYFFLVSNYGPVPIIENNLELLNNADVTRNTVETVWEFISRDLEFAAANLPTAPVQPGRITKWSAEGMLAKVFLTRAGVESKGGALKQEYLDKAKELSERVITMSGKALLPKYEDLFRFPYDNNNESLFEQQWVFTSDYGYANTMVSQLNFSNDIAPGSDGWGGDLGASWWMLSLYDGLIQDNGTKPGFTLDQRLKATFMLPGAQYPEITQTVRDAAGNASKQKLVFPAPAAADQFSFANVKKYVIGNRDDVGDQVTQQRYPNNTYMIRLAEMYLIYAEAALGSNFSTSDKKALDYFNKVHMRAGLPVYEGPLTWDIIFQERAKEFAVEGQIWYDLVRLHYSNPQKAYDIINSQDREIFVIRPDRMPNPTGWTFTKTSYVTARTATANSGNFLLPIPTVEQSQAPGLRNPPVPYVFK; from the coding sequence ATGAAAAATAAATATTTATACCTGGCAGCCATTTCCGCTTTGTCTGTCTTCTCAGGCTGTGAGAAAGAATTTCTGGAAAGACCGCCGCAGGACACATTGGTTGATGCTAATTTCTTCAAGACCAATGACCAGATATTAGCCGCTTCGGCTCCCCTGTATACCGTGGTTTGGAAAGACTACGTGGACAAGAGCTACTGGGCCCTTGGCGATGTAAGGGGCGGTACCCTGCAACGGGGATTCTATGATGTGTTCAAGAATGACGTGATGTTCCGCACCACGGGTATTGACGTCTCTAACGTGGAAGCCTACCGCTCTTTTTATGTGGTAGTGGGCCAGGCCAACACCCTTATCCAGAACATTAACCGCTATGCAGGGGCAGCCGTTAGCCCAGAGATTAAGAACCATGCCATTGCCGAAGCCCGGTTCATGCGCGCCATGGCTTACTTCTTCCTGGTTTCCAACTATGGCCCTGTTCCTATCATTGAGAACAACCTGGAGCTGCTGAACAACGCTGATGTGACCCGCAACACGGTAGAAACCGTGTGGGAGTTTATTTCCCGGGACCTTGAGTTTGCCGCCGCCAATCTTCCTACCGCCCCGGTGCAGCCGGGCAGGATCACCAAATGGTCTGCCGAAGGGATGCTTGCCAAAGTATTCCTGACCAGGGCGGGCGTTGAATCTAAGGGCGGTGCCCTGAAACAGGAGTACCTGGACAAAGCCAAAGAACTTTCTGAGCGGGTAATCACCATGAGCGGGAAAGCCCTTCTTCCTAAGTATGAAGATCTGTTCCGTTTTCCTTATGACAACAACAATGAGTCTTTGTTTGAGCAGCAGTGGGTTTTCACCTCAGACTATGGCTATGCCAACACTATGGTGTCACAGCTTAACTTCAGCAATGACATTGCGCCAGGCTCAGACGGCTGGGGCGGTGACTTAGGCGCCTCCTGGTGGATGCTAAGCCTTTATGACGGGCTTATCCAGGACAATGGCACCAAGCCCGGCTTCACGCTGGACCAGCGCCTGAAGGCCACCTTCATGCTGCCAGGTGCGCAGTACCCAGAGATCACCCAAACCGTTAGAGACGCCGCCGGGAACGCAAGCAAACAGAAGTTGGTCTTCCCGGCTCCGGCCGCCGCTGACCAGTTTAGCTTTGCCAATGTTAAGAAATACGTGATTGGCAACAGAGATGATGTTGGCGACCAGGTGACCCAGCAACGCTACCCTAACAACACTTATATGATCAGGCTAGCTGAAATGTACCTGATCTATGCTGAAGCAGCCCTGGGAAGTAACTTCTCTACCTCAGACAAGAAAGCGCTGGACTACTTTAACAAAGTGCACATGCGCGCAGGTTTGCCGGTGTATGAGGGGCCTCTTACCTGGGACATCATTTTCCAGGAACGCGCCAAGGAGTTTGCCGTGGAAGGCCAGATCTGGTATGACCTGGTGCGGTTACATTACTCTAACCCGCAGAAGGCTTATGACATCATCAACAGCCAGGACCGGGAGATATTTGTGATCAGACCAGACCGCATGCCTAACCCAACCGGCTGGACTTTCACCAAGACCTCTTACGTGACGGCCAGAACGGCTACTGCCAACTCCGGTAACTTCCTGTTGCCTATCCCAACGGTAGAGCAAAGCCAGGCGCCGGGCTTAAGAAACCCGCCGGTTCCTTATGTGTTCAAGTAA
- a CDS encoding glycoside hydrolase family 130 protein — translation MENTFQTRLNELTAFQADLITRANEKQPLSNGIYDRYIFPVLTHQHAPLSWRYDLNPQTNPFCMERIGINATFNAGAIKLNGKYLLVARVEGNDRKSFFAVAESPNGIDNFRFWEKPVTLPETNDPDINVYDMRVVQHEDGWIYGLFCTERKDPQAKPGDESSAVAQCGIARTRDLVSWERLPDLVTTSPQQRNVVLHPEFINGKYALYTRPQDSFIEAGSRGGIGWGLTDSMENAVVNEELIIDPKTYHTVYEAKNGQGPAPIKTEKGWLHLAHGVRNTAAGLRYVLYLFLTDLEDPTKILYKPAGHFIAPEGEERVGDVSNVTFSNGWILDEDGTVFIYYASSDTRTHVATSTVDQLLDYVMNTPADGFRSAASVQQINRLVEKNQAYLASQQQEKAYELTGARS, via the coding sequence ATGGAAAACACCTTCCAGACAAGATTGAATGAGCTCACTGCGTTTCAAGCTGATTTGATTACCAGAGCAAACGAAAAGCAGCCCTTAAGCAACGGCATCTATGACAGATACATCTTTCCGGTCCTAACCCACCAGCACGCTCCCCTGTCCTGGCGGTATGACCTGAACCCCCAGACTAACCCGTTCTGCATGGAACGCATTGGCATTAACGCGACTTTTAACGCGGGTGCCATTAAACTAAATGGCAAATACCTGCTGGTGGCCCGCGTGGAAGGCAATGACCGTAAGTCCTTTTTCGCGGTGGCGGAAAGCCCCAACGGTATTGACAATTTCCGGTTCTGGGAAAAGCCTGTCACCCTGCCCGAGACCAATGACCCAGACATAAACGTGTATGACATGCGGGTGGTCCAACATGAGGACGGCTGGATTTACGGCCTGTTCTGCACTGAGCGCAAAGACCCCCAGGCCAAACCCGGCGATGAGTCCTCAGCTGTTGCGCAATGCGGCATTGCCCGCACCCGTGATCTGGTGTCCTGGGAACGCCTGCCCGACCTGGTCACCACCTCGCCGCAACAGCGCAACGTGGTACTGCACCCTGAATTTATCAATGGAAAGTACGCCTTGTATACCCGCCCGCAGGACAGCTTTATTGAAGCCGGAAGCCGCGGCGGGATCGGCTGGGGCCTCACCGATTCCATGGAAAATGCGGTGGTAAACGAGGAGCTCATCATAGACCCCAAGACCTACCATACCGTGTACGAGGCAAAAAACGGACAGGGCCCTGCTCCCATTAAAACCGAGAAAGGCTGGCTGCACCTGGCCCACGGCGTGCGCAATACCGCCGCCGGACTGCGTTATGTGCTGTACCTGTTCCTCACGGATTTAGAAGACCCAACCAAGATACTCTACAAACCGGCCGGTCATTTTATCGCCCCAGAGGGCGAGGAACGGGTAGGCGACGTGTCTAACGTGACCTTCAGCAATGGCTGGATTCTGGACGAAGACGGCACCGTGTTCATCTACTACGCCTCCTCAGACACCCGTACCCACGTAGCCACCTCCACCGTGGACCAACTGTTGGATTACGTCATGAACACCCCGGCAGACGGGTTCCGCTCGGCGGCTTCTGTGCAGCAGATTAACCGGTTAGTGGAGAAGAACCAGGCGTATCTGGCCAGCCAACAACAGGAAAAAGCCTATGAATTAACCGGGGCCCGTTCATGA